The sequence below is a genomic window from Bdellovibrionota bacterium.
GCCGCCATCTGAACCGTCTATTCGTTAAGGATCGAATAACCCGCCGGCTTCTCGTAGGGGCAGCGCCCCTCTCCGCAATGCCGCAAACCCTCGGTCTTGTATTTCGAATACCCGTCGGGAAACACCGTCACGACGGTTTTGAACCGGCCGGCGAGTCGCTTGGCCGCCATGAAATTCGCGCCGGACGAAATCCCCACGCAAAAATTATAACGCTGTTGTAAGACAATGGCGGCGGATTTCGCGCTCCCGCTGTCGATGCAGACGACCTCATCGATCCAATCGTGCAAACCTTTCCGTGCCCCGCGCACAATATCGGGAATAAAACCGTCCCCGATACCTGGAATCCCGTGCCGGTCGGCTTTTTTCCCGCTCATCACCGCCGACTCACTCGGCTCCACCGCGGCGATATGAATCTTTGGAAATCTCTCCTTGAGGGCTTGAGCCACACCTATGAGTGTTCCGCCGGTCCCCACCCCCGCGACAAACGCATCGATGGAATCGGAATGAGCCGACATCTGCGCCAGGATTTCCTGGCCGGTCGTTTTATAGTGGCACACAACGTTCAGCGGATTTGAGAATTGATCGGGATTAAACGTTTCCGGTTCCTTGCACATCTTGTCCCGGATCAACGCCGCCTCCGCAAAATCCCCCGCGCGACAGAGAATGAGCTCTGCGCCCAAATCTCGGATCAACTGTTTTCTCTCTTCCGTCATGTTCTCCGGCATGACGATCACAACTCGATACCCCTTTTGAACACCGAAATAAGCGAGAGCAATACCGGTGTTTCCGCTGGTGGCTTCCACGATCTTCATACCCGGTCGAAGCCACCCTTGCCGTTCGCTCTCTTCGAGAATGAAAAAGGCGATCCGATCCTTCACGCTCCCCGTGGGATTCGAACATTCAAGCTTGGTGTAAATGCCCCCGACTTCGAGTAAAGGGGTACGCCCCGGTTCGTTCATCCGGATCCCTCCGGAAGTATTTTGGCCAAAAGTTCTCGAACTTCCCCCTGCTGATTGAGCGGCAGCGTTTTCAGGGCCGCCCACCACGCGTGTCCATCCCACCATCGTTTTGAATGAATCTCGCTTACGGCTGCGGCCAATGCGGCGTTTTTCGGCCCGAACTTCGCCCGAAAGTCGGTTCGAACCGCCGGGACCCCCGCCGGCGGAAGCAGCTCCCCGTCGAACAGGTAGCGGCATCCAGGCTCCGGCAGCTTAAAAGCCCCTTTCCCCTGAAGCTCCTTTTGTCCCTCCTCCGCCAAAACAAAAACGATTTCGGGCGCACCGAGGCCGGTGTAGCCGATCGGTTCGGGACTGAATGTCACTTCGGCCAAAGAAAAGCCGCTCCCCTGCGTCACCGGATTGTCGGTCCGGAGCGTCATTTCAAGACCGGATGCCGCAGCCGCGCGGGCGCAAAAGAGCGCCGCCGATTGAATCCGCTCTCCCGCGCGCCCGGCCAAGAGTACCTGAACCGGCCGGTCAAGAAACCGCCAAGATTTCGTCACCGGGACTCCGCTCTCCTCGGGCGAAACATTGGAAACGGCGCTCTTCGGACCGGCCAAGGCCGGGCGCCTTGTTTCTTGGCGAAGAATTCCCAGGCGCATCCCCTGGCGTTCCGGGAGAGCCCGGAGCTCACGGCCTCCGATCCCTCCGCGCGCCGTGGCGAACGTCGGGCACAACTCCAAGATTTCAACGCACGCAAAACCGGGATGCTCGATCGCTTTTTGAATCGTGACCGCGACGTCGTCTCCGGGGGCGACCGTACGAGCGAAAAATCCCGCCCCGGCAGACATCAACAACGCGCCCAAATCGAGCGCCGGAATAGGGCTGCCGTTCGGCGTCGTCGTTGTTTTGAGGCCGAACGGCGTCAAAACCGAATGCTGACCGCCGGTCATTCCGTAAATCAGATTGTTGTGAACCAAAACCGCGACCCGGGCATTGAGTTGCGCGGCGTGAATCAGATGAAGCAGACCGATCCCGGCCCCGCCGTCGCCGATCAAAACTATCGGAGATAACCCCGGCTTTTCTTCGCTTCGCTCTCCCATCGATATTCCCGCCGCCACCGCCACGGAACGCCCGTGTAACGTGTGAATCGTATGAACGGCGGGGAAAAGGGCGTCGGCTAAGCCGACGCAACCGATATCGGTGACCAATGCGACCCGCTCTTGCGGAACGTCGAGCATCCGGAGCGCCTGATCGAGAGCGCGCAGAACATGGGGGTGCCCGCAACCGGGGCAATGGGGGAACGGCTTCGTCGAATCGAGATAGAGATTCATGCGCGGACAACCTCGCGAATCGCTGCGGGTGAAATCATCGCGCCGATCTGATTCACCTTTTGAACTTCCACGTCGCGCAAGAAGGGAAGAAGTTCCTTGCCG
It includes:
- a CDS encoding cysteine synthase family protein; protein product: MNEPGRTPLLEVGGIYTKLECSNPTGSVKDRIAFFILEESERQGWLRPGMKIVEATSGNTGIALAYFGVQKGYRVVIVMPENMTEERKQLIRDLGAELILCRAGDFAEAALIRDKMCKEPETFNPDQFSNPLNVVCHYKTTGQEILAQMSAHSDSIDAFVAGVGTGGTLIGVAQALKERFPKIHIAAVEPSESAVMSGKKADRHGIPGIGDGFIPDIVRGARKGLHDWIDEVVCIDSGSAKSAAIVLQQRYNFCVGISSGANFMAAKRLAGRFKTVVTVFPDGYSKYKTEGLRHCGEGRCPYEKPAGYSILNE
- a CDS encoding thiamine pyrophosphate-dependent enzyme, whose amino-acid sequence is MNLYLDSTKPFPHCPGCGHPHVLRALDQALRMLDVPQERVALVTDIGCVGLADALFPAVHTIHTLHGRSVAVAAGISMGERSEEKPGLSPIVLIGDGGAGIGLLHLIHAAQLNARVAVLVHNNLIYGMTGGQHSVLTPFGLKTTTTPNGSPIPALDLGALLMSAGAGFFARTVAPGDDVAVTIQKAIEHPGFACVEILELCPTFATARGGIGGRELRALPERQGMRLGILRQETRRPALAGPKSAVSNVSPEESGVPVTKSWRFLDRPVQVLLAGRAGERIQSAALFCARAAAASGLEMTLRTDNPVTQGSGFSLAEVTFSPEPIGYTGLGAPEIVFVLAEEGQKELQGKGAFKLPEPGCRYLFDGELLPPAGVPAVRTDFRAKFGPKNAALAAAVSEIHSKRWWDGHAWWAALKTLPLNQQGEVRELLAKILPEGSG